From Aedes albopictus strain Foshan chromosome 1, AalbF5, whole genome shotgun sequence, one genomic window encodes:
- the LOC109413157 gene encoding cathepsin B-like yields the protein MNRFILIVAALAALSVPAVLAQNYNFAPFNSRYRTTASIASQIRNLTRSWVAGNNTLPPAAYYKGVLYDRLGETRLAPAILVNPEDIALPDTFDARQKWSMCPSLNVIRNQGCCGSCWAISAASAMSDRWCIKSKGKEQFSFGAADMLACCHACGDGCKGGYLGPAWQYWVNQGVSSGGPFRSRQGCHPYPIDVCDASGEEADTPKCSKKCQSGYNMTDVWQDRRYGRVAYSIPADEQKIMEEIYLNGPVQAAFMTYQDFHAYKSGVYRHVWGHMAGGHAVKLMGWGVENGMKYWLVANSWGEDWGDNGFFKIVRGENHCGIEKDVHAGLPSFNKHLEFEGIHF from the coding sequence ATGAATCGCTTCATCTTGATCGTGGCGGCATTGGCGGCGCTCAGCGTCCCAGCCGTTCTCGCTCAGAACTACAACTTCGCCCCCTTCAACAGTCGGTACCGTACCACCGCGTCGATTGCTTCACAAATTCGGAACCTCACCAGATCGTGGGTAGCCGGTAACAACACTTTGCCACCAGCGGCCTACTACAAGGGTGTCCTGTACGATCGTCTCGGGGAAACCCGTTTGGCGCCGGCGATCCTGGTCAACCCGGAAGACATCGCACTGCCGGATACCTTCGATGCCCGTCAGAAGTGGTCCATGTGTCCCAGTCTGAACGTGATCCGTAACCAGGGATGCTGCGGTTCGTGCTGGGCCATTTCGGCCGCCTCGGCTATGTCCGATCGTTGGTGCATCAAGTCCAAGGGTAAGGAGCAGTTCTCGTTCGGAGCCGCGGATATGTTGGCTTGCTGTCACGCTTGCGGAGACGGATGCAAGGGTGGGTATCTGGGTCCGGCATGGCAGTACTGGGTCAATCAGGGTGTGTCCTCGGGAGGTCCGTTCCGGTCTCGCCAGGGATGTCATCCTTATCCGATCGACGTGTGCGATGCGTCCGGTGAGGAAGCTGACACTCCCAAGTGTTCCAAGAAGTGTCAATCGGGATATAACATGACCGACGTTTGGCAGGATCGCCGCTACGGTCGGGTCGCTTATTCGATCCCGGCTGACGAGCAGAAGATCATGGAGGAGATCTACTTGAATGGGCCGGTTCAGGCTGCGTTCATGACCTACCAGGACTTCCACGCGTACAAGAGTGGAGTCTATCGACACGTATGGGGTCATATGGCCGGTGGTCACGCCGTCAAGCTGATGGGCTGGGGTGTGGAGAACGGCATGAAGTACTGGCTGGTGGCTAACTCCTGGGGCGAAGATTGGGGAGACAATGGTTTCTTCAAGATCGTCCGAGGGGAGAACCACTGCGGAATCGAGAAGGACGTCCACGCCGGTCTGCCGAGCTTCAACAAACATTTGGAATTTGAGGGAATTCATTTCTGA